ATATTGGTTTTTATCGGTCTGTTCATCTCTTGCATGTCTCAGATGGGGAATGTGAAGGGGGCATCTCCATCTAATGCAACCAAAGCGATTCCTGATGCCTATCGAATGAATATCCCAGTTATCAGGCAGATGCCGGAACTCCCTAGGGGATGCGAAGTGACGAGTCTTGCGATGCTCCTTCAGGCTAAAGGGATACGTGTAACGAAAATGGACCTTGCAAAAGAAGTAAAAAAGAACCCTACCCCTTATGAAGTAAAAGGCGGGAAGGTCTACTTTGGTGACCCAAATGAGGGATTCGTGGGAGATATGTACTCGTACAAAAACCCAGGCTTAGGAGTTTATCATAAACCGATCCATGAACTGGCGGTTTCTTACGTGGG
The nucleotide sequence above comes from Pontibacillus chungwhensis. Encoded proteins:
- a CDS encoding C39 family peptidase, translated to MKKLFILVFIGLFISCMSQMGNVKGASPSNATKAIPDAYRMNIPVIRQMPELPRGCEVTSLAMLLQAKGIRVTKMDLAKEVKKNPTPYEVKGGKVYFGDPNEGFVGDMYSYKNPGLGVYHKPIHELAVSYVGDRAIDLTGESFDQILHEVAEGNPVWVIQNSHFNTLPPKQWVTWHTSSGSIRVTYREHSVVITGYDELYIYVNDPLTGEQNRRLLRSSFEKGWKQMGAQAITVIDGNPEVLQFWLASFGVR